TCTTCAACTGCTTAACGTTGCTCCGGTGACAGTCTCTTGATCATGTTGGACAAACCAGATGAAGACATCTTAGTAGGTATGACATATCTAACCtccttttctttatgttttataGGTTGTGATTTAGATGTCTCCTTTAGTAATTGTTCTTGAGTAGAATCGGTGTCTTCATGTGATTCTTACGCAGCCACTTCTTCCCTTTGTCAATTATTGAGCGTGTTTTGTATCTCTTGTTTTGCCCTTGAGTTTGTTGAGTTGTAgtaacttcttttcttttcttaacaTTTTTACTCACATCAGTAGCAACAACttgctttaatttcttttgttaagcATGTCCATTTTCGTTTCCAACACTATCAGTAGTTTTGTTTTTCATAACATTAGTCAGAGGTACATCCCAATCTATGCTATCATTATTAGATTCCTTAGTTATGGTCCTCTTTTATGCCCTTGTGGATTCTTCTTACTGAACTTTTTTCTCTAAGATATTTTTCTACCCATTTTATCctgcaaaataataattactagAAATAAGAgctaataattcattaaatagattttattaataatgaaccttATATGATTAACAGATGAATCTGTAAGTTTTAACTAATGAACATGCTATatgtgcataaaaataaatatgtattcaTAGGCTATAATAGACTGGTTCATTATCTTTAAATAACAAGTTCATCATAATATAACATTAGgttcatcaaatattttatcatgtTGAAACAACATATTCATTATTCATAGATTACAATGTAcatgtttattattttcaaactGCAAGTTTATCAAATTATCACTTAAGGTTCATcaaatgttttatatatatcgaAACAACagatttattattcataaGTTATAATTAACATGCTTATTATCTTCAAACTACAGGTCCATCAAAGTATCATTTGAAgttcatcaaatattttatacatattaaaataacagaTCATTATTCATAGGTTATCATGgatatgtttattatattcaaataataagTTCATCACTAGTataatattagattaataaaatattttatatgtattgaAGCGACATATCCATTATACATAGGtaatataagttaaaatcatatccTATTGGTATCTTATAGgtatacttttagtatttttttaggacgaaattaaaaaagtaaattcataataatacaaattaaaaaaaaattcagcaTCTTTTAgctatacttttaatattttttctagcgaaattataaaaaaataaaatgatataaaataaaaattgaattcataataatacagattaaaaataatatcattccGATTATCTTATAGGTTTACTTTTAGTATCTTTTATCTTTCGATATCTTGtaggtatatttttagtatcttttttaacaaaattcggaaaaatataaaataaaaactgaagtaataataatgcaaaattttacaaaaaatccTTGGATGTCTTATAAGTACACttttggtaatttttcttataaaattccaaaaaaaataccatatagatttttttttaaaatataaaaatttatttttatatttttaatcataaaacttttctttttaaaatgttGTGCATgacaaaattcttttataatattccATTGATTTTACTGTTTGTTTGTCACGTAATGtgacaataaatatttttgcatAAATAGCTATGAGAACTATCGTGATTTGTACTAGTGGCTAGTTATTTAGTGCGGAGATTATTTTTTGAGTTCAAacctttatatattttttatatctagTAATCTAAAATAATCTAAAGTGTGTTGGATATAATGTTAGCAAATAGTAAAATATGacctcaaaatttttaaagcGTATTGGGCATAATACTAACGGATGGTAAAACATTACTTTAAAAGTTTTAGCTTTAATCTTAGATGGGATCAAATTCGAAATCTTAGTTAAATTAAGAGATAAGaacttttaacaaattaatgcattaatcatatttactataaaagaaaaagaattgaattctgtAAACTATGCTTTTgaaaagtttatttctttcttttaaaatttctaatcaTACGACTTATCAGTAAAAGAGCGGTCGATATTATGCTTATTTCTAGCgtagaaacaaaataatttaatttcttgctccTTGAAAATTCTCAATAtgtactaaaagaaaattgatataACTTGTAAACACAATTACAcgataaaaaatgaataaggAATACGAGCTTCTAACAAGTGAAGTTTGAACTAGGACATGCTGCATTCTCGGCCGAGTCCTTGTGGGAACCTTTTAGTATCAGTGCGgtaattatatatcatataattcTTACGCACCTATTGCAACTTATCTTGACTTATTGAATCAAGCTCCTTTGAAAGCCATGAATTTTTTAGTTGCGGATGATGATGAATTTCTACCACGAGAAGATGCTCCATTATACCGGATACAAGCATTGGCATTGAAGTTCCTATAGGAAGCGGTGAATGGAGCTTGACTCCAATCTGTCTTGACAAATCCACCTCTTGAGCCCGGTAATCAGCATTCCATAGACTAGAGTACATCCTCGTTGGTTGATTCTTTGGGAATGGAACACCAATGCTCTCCATGTTCTTGGACTCTCTAATAGGAGTCCCATCAGCGGAAAAACTGAAACGCGGATACAAAATAACTTCAATATACATTATGTAAATATGCTAAATGAGACTACAAGATTTTGGAATGTGGGTTTGCTTTAATTGCTTACATGATCTGTTGAGGATTTCAAAGAATGGAATAGGTGTGGAAATCTGCAGTTCGTCAAACCATAAATAGAATTGTTGCTCTTACGTTACCTTTGCCTTGGTTAAATACATTAGTATGAAGAATGTAAGGATCACCACTCGGATTTCCCAAGAACTCAAAGTCTATCTCATCCCATGTGGACCCTTTCGAGGATAGCGCAAATTCAAACATTTCATTAGTCAAATGAGCACAAACTTCTAAAGCTGAAGCCATACAGTGGCTGCATATATCGGGAGGAAGTTAAGAACTTACATAGTAGGCGGTGGCAGTGCAGTGAGTTGCTagggaaagcttgagctgcaTATCAATCTTTCAAAAGATACTCATTCTTGACTGAAATCCAGGCCGGAAGCTTTGTCGAGGTTAAGGGTAAGAAGCTGGCCATTGTTGAGTATCTTAGCTCGACCATCTCCCAAGTGATATCAAAGTCTTGGTTGAAGTCACTAGCAAATGATACGAGCTAATTGTAAGAGAGATGATCAATGAGAGTGCTGAACCCCTCGTGCGAGCAAGAAAGAAGCCGTTGAGCTTATTACATCTTTGAAGGAGAAGTTATTTTCCTTTATATAGAAGTGAAGTGATGGATTGGCAAGGTTCTTAAGGTTTGTATTTATAATACAATTGTTCCTTAGAGGGATAAGAAATGAAACAAGGAAAGAGGGTAATTGCATAGGAAGGTTCTATGTCAGAAGATGTGACCAATTGGCTTTGATTATGAAAGTGGATTTAATCAATGGCGAACAACGGGATGCAACTATTAGGCGGAGTTTGAGTTTAGATCTATGATGAAAGAGAGAGGCCTGCAGTAGACCCAGCTTCTTTTCACCAAACATTGAGGTTGGTGTGTGGGTCTTTTACTTTGGCACTTTCTTTGCTTCATCTAAACCCACCACCACCCTCTCCTGTGGAGTCGGTGATACTTTCAGTACGTTATGTTCAATTTTACTAATCTAAGGTTTATGAGCGAAATATAGCCATAGGttttagaatattataataaCTTGGTTGATTCGGGGAGTAGGGAAAAAAACAAAGCATATGTTGAACAtgtaatatgaaattttttttcttttgcctttattaattaaataagaataaataaaagtaaataaaatttataaataatataattaatttagaaaaatttcaaaaaaataataagttca
The Ricinus communis isolate WT05 ecotype wild-type chromosome 1, ASM1957865v1, whole genome shotgun sequence DNA segment above includes these coding regions:
- the LOC8267605 gene encoding LOW QUALITY PROTEIN: probable xyloglucan endotransglucosylase/hydrolase protein 23 (The sequence of the model RefSeq protein was modified relative to this genomic sequence to represent the inferred CDS: inserted 2 bases in 2 codons; deleted 2 bases in 2 codons; substituted 4 bases at 4 genomic stop codons): MASTLLLLVLLVSVITMVVISAFGGKFYQDFDIIRRSGDAKILNNGXSITLFIDRISRSGFQSKNEYLFGEINIXLKLVPGNSAGTVTSYYLSSKGSTWDEIDFEFLGNPSGDPYILHTNVFNQGKGNVEQQFYLWFDXTADFHTYSILXNPQQIIFSADGTPIRESKNMESIGVPFPKNQPTRMYSSLWNADYXGSRGGFVKTDWSQAPFTASYRNFNANACIRYNGASSRGRNSSSSATKNSWLSKELDSISQDKLQXVRKNYMIYNYRTDTKRFPQGLGRECSMS